The following proteins come from a genomic window of Lolium rigidum isolate FL_2022 chromosome 5, APGP_CSIRO_Lrig_0.1, whole genome shotgun sequence:
- the LOC124653520 gene encoding mediator of RNA polymerase II transcription subunit 20a-like, with amino-acid sequence MPPAKWLMHWHPNPGATLNSQILAEACGCAESLGGTKDGRWKTSIFFYRPIARETAASGAQQQQQAPDVPRELFGVALHERPGLYFSILRNQRIVLQTDAAFPQVMEKLQSYKARVTLNFEGFQYQLGDFYLRIAKCVPNNSETLRGIMMEVEYCPLSSIEKSRAIMLDFFDIWQETLAKKSLPGRFIHVESNFSEFGLSDQYSYQHTAVQYAICLQQLMASVRQ; translated from the exons ATGCCCCCCGCAAAGTG GCTGATGCACTGGCACCCGAACCCTGGAGCGACGCTCAACAGCCAGATCCTGGCGGAGGCTTGCGGCTGCGCGGAGTCCCTCGGCGGCACCAAGGACGGCCGCTGGAAGACCTCCATCTTCTTCTACCGCCCGATAGCGCGGGAGACGGCCGCGAGCGgggcgcagcagcagcagcaggccccCGACGTGCCCCGCGAGCTCTTCGGTGTTGCCCTCCACGAGCGCCCCGGCCTTTACTTCTCCATCCTCCGGAACCAGCGCATCGTCCTACAGACCGACGCCGCCTTCCCACAGGTCATGGAGAAGCTCCAGTCCTACAAGGCCCGCGTCACCCTCAACTTCGAG GGATTTCAGTATCAATTGGGTGATTTTTACTTGAGGATAGCAAAATGTGTTCCTAACAATTCTGAAACACTGAGAGGAATCATGATGGAG GTAGAGTATTGTCCCCTATCTTCCATCGAAAAGTCGAGGGCAATCATGCTAGACTTCTTTGACATATGGCAGGAAACACTTGCAAAGAAGTCGCTGCCTGGCCGTTTCATCCATGTAGAGTCTAATTTTTCAGAGTTTGGTCTTTCAGATCAGTATTCTTACCAGCACACTGCAGTTCAGTACGCGATCTGCCTGCAACAGCTTATGGCATCTGTGAGGCAGTGA